Within the Salvia hispanica cultivar TCC Black 2014 chromosome 4, UniMelb_Shisp_WGS_1.0, whole genome shotgun sequence genome, the region tgatagattttttttgaaaaaaaaatttaaattgagagagttactaaaattaaagattttagatgattttgaggGGGGAaagtagtttttataattattacatatgTGATTTCATTAGTAAATCGTTTTTTGAAAAGTCACCAACTTCTCCACTTGAaagttcaataatttttttagaaagtTCGTAATGTCATGAACTTAAATGGGCTAGCATTTTTCCATGTCATTTTTCCCGGCCTCATATACTGTTTTTATTAAGataatgtttcaaattttttatctttactatcagtattttttccaaatagttACAGGTATGAAATGTTTTCAAACGGGAACttgatgaagaagttatgaccATTTGATGAAGGCTGCGAATTATGGCGACCTTGTACTATcataatggccataacttcttgatccgagttccgattgagCATACAAGGTAACGAcacgaagctatttcaaagacaaAGAGGcattacacgaactttttaaagttcgtgggaaaaaccggaattcatggaaagttggtgaTTTTAAAAGCAATTACcccttgacattaatacccttttaatgtaattaataattatttaaatttaaaatatattacacttggcattatattaacAACAGTGATTTCtaattattagttaaaaattaTCCATTCGGAAgttaaattaatgattatatGCTAAAGATAGTACTCCTCCCGGGTctccgcttaagatgacacgcttttcctttttagtttgtcccaactaagatttaatacacatttcctttttggtaactttctctctccaattaatacactcaaccactttttctcactcctattaaaatattcatcttcctttatctctctactttaatacttacacccaccttttctctcttcaattaaacactttaaccaataactcctaaaacccgCCACGGCCAAGAATATTGATCACAATGGACGAGTGAGTAATATAACtatcgaaaatatcaatactaAAATACAATTGCTATGCTAAAGATAGATACGTGGAAATTGTGTTTTCCAACTGAAAAACGCGTAAAATGGGAAAggaatttgaaaatatcaactacaaagaaaatgattttccTATTTATTATGAGAACGAAATTAATTTTCCACTTCAGTTTTTCTTCAAACCGACTATTAATGCAGCAACTTCCAAGCGATTTCCttttggattattatttttttagtgtataaATTCCAGTTGTCTTTCAGCATTGTATCATACACTGTACGCATCTTCAGTTTGGATAAATTCAAGATCACAAATTCAAGATATCTGGAGAGAAGAGGTTAGTGTCGTCTAATAATTTACTTGCGTACAAAAATTTCACTTCAATTGGCCATATTTCAAAGATTTATAttagaaacataaaatatattatgcatCTCCTCCATCCGGCCGTTTTCATTAGAGTTTCATTTGTGTACGTCACGGTATTTAAGAAATATTCCTTCCATCCTACTTGGGGCATTTATCTATTTCTTAGTCAAGACGAGATTTTGGCTGGGCTATCGGCCAACGCTTAATCTAAGTTGGTAATAAAGTTgagtaaatattaaatggaGTGGAAAGAGAGTTGAAAATTTAACTCGAAACagaaaaaagtggttgagtgtattaactAGAGAGTAAAAGTTACTAAAAGTGTTAGTTGGGACTAGAGTACGAAGGAACAAGGGAAAAAAGAGCAGAATGTGGCACTCTTTTTAtgacattttataataaaccGGTGAGCTTAAATGTGTTAATATAACGCGCCTATCTAAGCATATGAGAAAATCAACCTTAACTCTTAATACCGGATCTAGAGGGAGATTCTCCATTGTTTTGGAAACGGAAGTACTTCTATTGATCAAGATCTTgcataaattttcttttttactttgtgacacttttaatttgttcataTGGTATAGGAGGCGCCAGAATCATTTAGATTCGCAGTACGTATACACTATGATTATATcctaattttgattattatatcTTATTGGACATTTATATACACTTATTAAGATTGATAAAGGATTGgatatattttagtttttattatcatcttcttctttaaACTCAACGCAAGGATGACAGTCATTGTTATCCTTTTTCCCCTGCAATTCATCATTTCCTCGGTAATTTCAGCATCTATGGCAATTTATTCTATATCAGTATTGTTTTGATAAGGGCTTAActtagattttgaaaatttataaaatttttgaagtggaaaaataaatataaaataaattgagtaGGGACTTAACCCCTCCCTTGTGCTTAATGTTAAAGCTTATTGAGTAAATGTGAGCttatgatattaatatgaaTTATATTGATTAGTAAGTAAAGAAAGAGGCTTCCTGGGCAATAGCCGAAAGGGAAGAAAATGATCAAAGGGAAAAGGATCCGGAGTGAATGAAACATTAAGATGGTAATAAGGCTTACGCTCATAAGTTTATGAGGTAGCATGCTCAGCACTTAAAAGCTTAATTCTCCGTGTgctattatataattatatacttatataatttttgcGATTAATTGTGCATACGTGACAAGAAGATGAATTGACAAATGAATTGGAGGTAAGTGGGTTAATGAgtgaaaatgataatttatgtgttttgCCCCATGCTTGGTCGAATACATACTCACAGTGGGTACAGTTGGCATGCCATTGGACTGCTATGCTCGGTAAGTAGGATGTGGCTTCCGCCCTAGTATACGAAACTGTTATTTGGGCTTTTGAAATGCTGATTTTAAATATTCGTAAAAAGGTTTTTACTCCGACATATTTATGGCATTAAATTGTGGCATCTCTTAAAATCGGTTATCAGTCGAGTAGGATGTTTACATAAGCccaaatattagtaataatttcATCAGCTTACTTTGTGTTTCTGTATCgacatatattattattgaacGGAGACTCTTCTTCCTTGATGACTCTTTCAAAGGGATCGCTAATACGGCGCAAACGGTATCGATTATTTCAAGAAAGTTTCGGCCATTTCAATCAATGGCTACATTGCTTAGTTTTAATTGTAGTGTCCCAACTATATAGGGTTGGACTAGTCAAATAAGGCGACGAGCAAGAATTTATAGCATCCCAATGTGGGGTGTTAAAAAGGGATGGGTGATGAGAGAAAACAAATTAGGGATGAGTGATTAAAACTAGAAATAAATACGGTTAACGTCGCAAAACCGACATTGTTGGAAAGCGACAGTGACACCCCCGTAACTTTACTAATAACCTTTTCCTAAacccctttttaaaaaaaaaactttttttttttgggcccccttaaaaataaaatattttaaaataaaacctcatctctaatttttttattcttactttacttcttttttctaaaaacaatattaataaaattcccTGCccattgaaatttattttaagtggGGGGGAGGGAGTGatatataccaaaataattagaatGTCATTGGGCTGACCCGGGGTGGGTTGGGGCAACCCACTTGGTTGCGGTTTTTGGGGGcattggggaaaaaaaattcaacaatgcccccaatttttgtttaattaaaacatagaATTCGTTTAATTTCttcacataataaaataattgaactaTTTATCCCATGCTACtcgcatatttttttttttagatcaaattaagaattaagtaattagtgtaattaaatttaaaaatttaagtataataagggaaaacaaaaaggacacttaattaatttttgtattttaattaaatataataattttacttaaaatataaatagtgcAAATAGTTTAgaatttgccaaaaaaaagaaaagagcaAATGTAGaaaagagtataaaataataataatattttaaatataatctGGGAAGTTtggaaagaattattttaaaactaatgtattcaaaaaaattataatcataattttcatagaaaaaaagttttgcataaaattgaatttttttgtcttattaagatttcaaaaaaaatctagtactattatattgaaattttaaaacacaaaatttatgaaagaaagacctaataaaattttgaaagcatgatttatattcaaaacaaatcttaagtttattaaaatttttaaaatgaaaagtgcaaCCCATTAGAACCCCCAACCCTCGGGCCCCCCAATTTAACCCCCCAAACCCCTTGGggttttcaaaaatatagcTCAAACCTTATAATTTGTCGGGttgtaattaatgaattgtAATTGGAGATAGTTTGATTTAATTGGGTTGAGGTGTTCCCATCGTTATGCATCCCTTTAAAGCTATTATTAGATTACCTTTTATGCTATAGTCTATAGATCatgcaaaatattattattgttagatTACTCGGTTATACTACAGATCATTCGGGCCATAAACTGATTCCAGACTAAAAATCTTTTTTCCTAGatctctcatttttttttgtttaaccTATGTATTTGGCGTCATGTTAGAGTTAGCATAATGCATGATTAAAATGTGTAAAAAATTTTCCCCTGCAGGTGGTGAGCATATTGATTGTGGGGATTGTTGTTGtggtattttttatatttgcaaGAACAGAGAAAAATAGGCAAAGAAATTGTtgatttaaaaagaaatgctAGTCCCCCCGCCGTCGTCAAATAGTATCCCGATTTGGGAAGCAGATGCCCGACGATGGATAGATTCTTCAAAGAATTGGCTCAAGATAAACCGGTCCGTTTTACACCTCAACAGCTCTATACATTCAGGGCCAACTACGCCAAAATATTGGGTTCCGCGGCTATGGCAAAGTGTACGGGGGAAAAATTTTCCCCAATGGGGTCAAAATTGCGGTCAAAGTCCTCAATAAAAGCACCAATGATGTGAGCCAACAATTCATGGCCGAAGTTGGAAGTATCGGTAGAGTTCATCACATCAATTTAGTGAGGCTCTTTGGGTTTTGCCACGATCAGTTTATGAGTGCCCTGTCTATGAATTCATGGAAAACGGATCGTTGGATAGGCATTTGTTTGGAGAAAATCAGTTGTTGGAAGGGGAGAAGTTGCCGACATCGCACTGGGACGCCAAGGGATGCGTATTTGCTGAGGAGTGTGATAAGAGGATTATACATTATGATATTAAGCCGGAGAATGTTCTTCTGGATGCAACCTTTTCCCAAAGTAGCGATTTCCGACTAGCAAAGCTTTGCAATAGAGATGATACTCATGTTTCCCTCACAGGGTAGAGGAACCCCGGGGTTACTAGGACCACTTCCAAATCTTCCACCAGCCAAGGAATGGATTCATATTGGATTAAGGAGAAAGCCACTACTCCCGTTATGAACAAGTACGAAATTACCATTGCTACActctaagaaaaaaaagttcaatatATTACCTCCGCTCAAAAAGAgtcttttttttgtcattttagtccgtcttaCAAAATTAGTCAANNNNNNNNNNNNNNNNNNNNNNNNNNNNNNNNNNNNNNNNNNNNNNNNNNNNNNNNNNNNNNNNNNNNNNNNNNNNNNNNNNNNNNNNNNNNNNNNNNNNTTTCCCATCGGAAAACATAAATAACAAACAATTATAATAGAAAAGGTAAGAAACTTACAAACTATATGATTTCAATTGAATTTCTATTTGGTTTAAGACATTATAAGTAGAGAACTAACATATACATTGAATTCCATCAAACTCAACttcttttattatgttttctcAATACGTTTACTTTATTTGAAGTAAAGCTCTACTTGGTTTAAAATCGAGTTAGTATAGAACTACCAAATACACATTAATTCCATCAAATTATACTTGAATTGTACTGTTTTCTCAATACGCTAATTTGagttatattcatttatgaatttaataataGTTAGGGAAGTGaatactaattatattattaagcaaatgatatatattttattttaaatgttgtATTAGTAACATCATTCCATAACTCCTGAATGTTTGCTTATATTTTAACTAAtgatgtatttaatttttcggTATGGATTGCAAAGATGTCTAAAGGAGCATGGAATGGCTtgaaagaatgaaataaatacataatgtaatagtagtaaatagtaaatattgtAATAGAATAGTATATAGAAAGTAGGCCTTCATGATGGCAGATATAGGCCTGCCTCTACACAACTTTCCACAAAATGGCCGAAAATACTACAATCAAGCTACATTTAACAGGATTTATGATATTAAcagaaaattgattaaaaaaacataaaaatacagCTGTTATAATGCCCAGTTTCCCGCCAAAAAGGGCAAAACTggcatttaaaaaagttcCCCAAAAACTCtcactttatatattgatagatttcaaatttaaatgatcGTTGAAAtctgagaataaaaaatagctcagattataataataatattttgtagaCGTTAGTATAgtcacaatttaataatgaaaattgcTTACATGGAAAGCGTGTGGAATCGAAGGGTTTAGGGttgataaatgaaattttcaaattaagtgaacaaataattcaaattaaataaataaaatcataatctACCAAACGAAGGAAATCTTAAAAATccataaaacaaattttggcAAATTAAGATATTGTTAAAATAGAATTCGACCTATAATAGGCAAGGCTTCTTTTAATAGGTAGAATTAACGCtataaagattttgatttctaCGTAGGTCTATAAATACAATGAACTTGTAAAAGTCATACATTAGTTTGAATTGagattggaattggaattccaATAATGTGGATCAACGAAGTTGAAGTCTCAACAAAAGTTATAAATCAACCACTCTACCATATTGATTTCCCTCATCTTAgcatcaaattcaatttttccttCCACACCATTTATTATGACTATCTCATAAATGTCGATTCTTCTTCTGGAGCCAAGCCACGGCTTCTTCCCTCAATGTCAGAAAAACACAACACCACTGCCGCCATCATCTTCCGAGAACGCTTGTCATACGATGCAGTCCAAAGAGCCATCATGGATCATATAGGAGGGGACAAGCACCTCTTGACCAAGCGCGTGTGGGAGAATGTGGTCAAAGCTATTGGAGCCGAGACAATACCTAAGTATGTCGAGTTAAATGTTGATTTGAGTATAGAGATGAAATACTCTTGCGTGCATATCATAGGCATTAACGACATGGCTATCTTGGGGCTGAAGATTTGCTTCGAGCCCGAGACCCGCTGCTGCATTTGCACCAAGGAGATCGGATTTGGTGGTGATACCGTGGGCTTAAGAATGCCGTGTGAGCACGCGCTTCACGGTGGGTGCATCGTGCGTTGGCTGAAGGAGAATCGCAATTGTTCGCTTTGCGTCTTCAAGGACCCAACCTTGGATTGCTTTGCCTTTTTCGATTTATTAGAACCATTTGGTATGTTATGTGCGGAGATTATTTCatgttttgtttaattttttttaaccttttttttattttttattaaattttttaaaattttttattcaataaaaacttgtttgagtaaataatgaactat harbors:
- the LOC125220235 gene encoding uncharacterized protein LOC125220235; the encoded protein is MSEKHNTTAAIIFRERLSYDAVQRAIMDHIGGDKHLLTKRVWENVVKAIGAETIPKYVELNVDLSIEMKYSCVHIIGINDMAILGLKICFEPETRCCICTKEIGFGGDTVGLRMPCEHALHGGCIVRWLKENRNCSLCVFKDPTLDCFAFFDLLEPFGMLCAEIISCFV